A stretch of the Alnus glutinosa chromosome 6, dhAlnGlut1.1, whole genome shotgun sequence genome encodes the following:
- the LOC133870054 gene encoding phosphopantothenoylcysteine decarboxylase subunit VHS3-like gives MDMDTLRSDAVVLEGFLCSVVVETAIVAAKSLACSLLMMGVLPNGIDVFAKEPDTFGGFPVSELHAVKKPGPENKDGSDTEDDEDEDDDDVAADEEDGDGDNDDDESGDEGQDEGDPEDEPVANGGGGGGGDGGSEDEDDDDDDDDGEEDEDEEDEEEEDEEDEEDEVPQPPAKKRK, from the exons ATGGATATGGATACTCTTCGCTCGGACGCCGTCGTTTTGGAGGGCTTTCTCTGCTCTGTAGTGGTTGAGACGGCCATTGTCGCTGCCAAGTCTCTTGCTTGCTCGCTCTTGATG ATGGGCGTTTTGCCAAATGGAATTGACGTCTTCGCCAAAGAGCCCGACACATTTGGAGG gtTTCCAGTCTCTGAGCTGCATGCAGTGAAAAAACCTGGCCCCGAGAACAAAGATGGCAGTGATACAGAGGATGAtgaagatgaggatgatgatgatgttgcTGCTGATGAAGAGGATGGTGATGGAGACAATGACGATGATGAATCTGGTGATGAAGGTCAAGATGAAGGGGATCCTGAAGATGAGCCTGTGGCCAacggtggaggtggaggtggaggtgatGGTGGAAGCgaagatgaggatgatgatgacgacgatgatgatggggaagaggacgaagatgaagaggatgaggaagaagaagatgaagaagatgaggaagacGAGGTGCCTCAGCCACCTgcgaagaagagaaaataa
- the LOC133870640 gene encoding uncharacterized protein LOC133870640, translating into MAVLTKYFIAILFLSFISKGLCVCALDNITIGTVRSGREIQGKPEWNVTVTNNCRCPQKLLKLTCEGFQTVEKVDPLIFSMGDDHQTCLLLQGGSLRGSASVKFSYAWDPPSLLWPSSSLLTDCGR; encoded by the exons ATGGCAGTCCTCACCAAGTATTTTATTGCTATCCTCTTTCTGAGTTTCATTAGCAAAG GGTTGTGCGTTTGCGCCTTGGACAACATTACCATAGGCACGGTCCGAAGCGGGAGAGAGATACAAGGGAAGCCTGAATGGAACGTGACGGTGACCAACAACTGCCGGTGCCCTCAAAAGCTCCTAAAATTGACTTGCGAGGGATTTCAGACCGTAGAAAAAGTTGatcctttaattttttcaatgggAGATGATCATCAGACTTGCCTCCTCCTTCAAGGCGGAAGCTTGCGGGGATCAGCTTCAGTCAAATTTTCTTACGCTTGGGATCCTCCTTCTCTCTTATGGCCTTCCAGCTCTCTCCTAACTGATTGTGGCCGTTAA